In Suttonella indologenes, one genomic interval encodes:
- the rbfA gene encoding 30S ribosome-binding factor RbfA: protein MRKGIDRTRRIGEQMRRDLAQAVGEILDHPHASMLSFTGVNVTRDLSYAKVYVTHVLDNPLEREELVKALNKHAGQFRHYLAKCLSIRKVPELTFVYDQSVEYGARMEHLLGDLVKDLPAEDESEEDEA from the coding sequence ATGCGTAAAGGAATTGACCGCACTCGCCGCATCGGCGAACAAATGCGGCGCGATTTGGCACAGGCGGTGGGCGAAATTCTCGACCACCCCCATGCCTCGATGCTTTCTTTTACCGGTGTTAACGTAACGCGCGATTTGTCCTATGCCAAAGTCTATGTAACGCATGTGCTGGATAATCCGCTGGAGCGTGAGGAATTGGTCAAGGCACTCAATAAGCATGCCGGACAATTCCGTCATTATCTTGCCAAGTGTTTGTCTATCCGCAAAGTGCCGGAGCTGACTTTCGTTTACGACCAATCGGTAGAATACGGCGCGCGCATGGAACATTTATTGGGCGATTTGGTTAAGGATTTGCCGGCGGAAGACGAATCTGAAGAGGATGAAGCGTGA
- the truB gene encoding tRNA pseudouridine(55) synthase TruB gives MKRPLSGILLLDKVAGISSNAALQKARWLYQAEKAGHGGTLDPFATGLLPLLFGEASKFGQYLLGADKGYVVTIRFGRETTTDDPEGDTLREAAIPDLAQQDWTNLLAFLRGDYLQTPPIFSALKVHGKRAYELARRGEIPELAPRLVQLHALNLLAVHEEQIVLEVSCSKGTYIRALARDIGRLLDSAAYAEQLQRTAVGKLSLAQAHSLQTIETLAPETRDGLLLPISACLDDMARLAIPAAKIRFIRHGNDIETDADEGEYALYDEGDFFGIGRVAKGRLYPQRLCRLPDSDKERQ, from the coding sequence ATGAAACGCCCTCTAAGCGGCATTTTATTATTGGACAAAGTCGCCGGCATCAGTAGTAATGCCGCCCTGCAAAAAGCGCGGTGGCTGTATCAGGCGGAAAAAGCAGGGCATGGCGGCACGCTCGACCCCTTCGCCACAGGTTTATTGCCGCTGCTTTTCGGCGAGGCAAGCAAATTCGGACAATATCTTTTAGGCGCGGACAAAGGCTATGTGGTAACTATCCGCTTTGGACGCGAAACCACGACTGACGACCCCGAGGGCGATACCCTGCGCGAAGCCGCCATTCCGGATTTGGCGCAGCAAGATTGGACAAATCTGCTCGCTTTCCTTCGCGGCGATTATTTGCAAACGCCGCCGATTTTTTCCGCACTCAAAGTGCATGGCAAACGCGCTTATGAATTGGCGCGCCGCGGCGAGATTCCCGAGCTGGCGCCGCGTTTGGTGCAATTGCATGCGCTTAATCTCTTAGCCGTGCATGAAGAGCAGATTGTGCTGGAAGTCTCTTGTTCCAAAGGCACATATATCCGCGCCCTGGCGCGCGACATCGGGCGTTTGCTCGACAGCGCCGCCTATGCTGAACAACTGCAAAGAACGGCGGTGGGCAAATTATCCCTTGCGCAGGCGCACAGTCTGCAAACGATTGAAACCTTAGCGCCCGAGACGCGCGACGGATTGCTGCTGCCGATTAGCGCCTGCTTGGATGATATGGCGCGATTGGCAATCCCTGCAGCAAAAATCCGCTTTATCCGCCACGGCAACGATATTGAAACGGATGCCGATGAAGGCGAATATGCCCTTTATGACGAGGGCGATTTTTTCGGCATCGGGCGAGTGGCTAAGGGGCGGCTGTATCCGCAGCGTCTCTGCCGTTTGCCCGATTCAGACAAGGAGCGGCAATGA